The following coding sequences are from one Pseudonocardia sp. EC080619-01 window:
- a CDS encoding Rieske (2Fe-2S) protein produces the protein MTLPDRIPTSDAPPPPSRGPKVGRRVVFAGAGVAAIGAVAACGGGTTTDDDGGQQEAGDAPQGAPGTTLGPSSEVPVGSGKIYSDEQVVVTQPQPGQFTGLSAICPHQGCAVSTVTDGQIVCPCHDSRFGLDGSVQKGPAQQPLQQRPVTVADGSVTLA, from the coding sequence ATGACCCTCCCCGACCGCATCCCCACCTCGGACGCCCCGCCGCCGCCGTCGCGCGGCCCGAAGGTCGGCCGTCGCGTCGTGTTCGCCGGTGCCGGCGTCGCCGCGATCGGCGCGGTCGCCGCCTGCGGTGGCGGCACCACCACCGACGACGACGGTGGGCAGCAGGAGGCGGGCGACGCCCCGCAGGGCGCCCCCGGCACCACCCTCGGGCCGTCGTCCGAGGTGCCTGTCGGGAGCGGGAAGATCTACTCCGACGAGCAGGTCGTCGTCACCCAGCCGCAGCCGGGGCAGTTCACCGGCCTCTCCGCGATCTGCCCGCACCAGGGCTGCGCGGTCTCCACCGTCACCGACGGCCAGATCGTGTGCCCGTGCCACGACAGCCGGTTCGGCCTCGACGGCAGCGTCCAGAAGGGCCCGGCCCAGCAGCCGCTGCAGCAGCGGCCGGTCACCGTCGCCGACGGGTCCGTCACGCTGGCCTGA
- a CDS encoding tyrosine-type recombinase/integrase, whose protein sequence is MARARTDDPGLADDVAAALEAFTGHLRHERGRSPHTVRAYRSDLTDLLRDLPALVALDLDHLRRALTVTHSAGAGRATVARRTAAARTFCAWAVRTGRLDRDPAARLGSPRAGTVLPEVPAADETAAVLDAAISGATEDAPEALRDLLVLELLYATGIRVAELCGLDLDRVDEASRTLRVRGKGDRERTVVFGVPAARALRRWIERGRPALATPASPPAVLLGVRGGRLDARVARTVVHRAMRAVPGASDVGPHGLRHAAATHLLEGGADLRYVQELLGHATLSTTQLYTHVTVDRLKVVHDQAHPRA, encoded by the coding sequence ATGGCCCGCGCCCGCACGGACGATCCCGGTCTCGCCGACGACGTCGCGGCCGCCCTGGAGGCCTTCACCGGCCACCTTCGCCACGAGCGCGGACGGTCCCCGCACACCGTGCGCGCCTACCGGTCGGACCTCACGGACCTGCTGCGGGACCTGCCGGCGCTCGTGGCGCTGGACCTGGACCACCTGCGCCGTGCGCTCACGGTCACCCACTCCGCCGGGGCGGGCCGGGCCACCGTCGCCCGCCGCACCGCCGCGGCCCGGACCTTCTGTGCCTGGGCGGTGCGCACCGGCCGGCTCGACCGCGACCCGGCGGCCCGGCTCGGTTCGCCGCGGGCCGGCACCGTCCTGCCGGAGGTCCCGGCCGCCGACGAGACCGCCGCCGTGCTGGACGCCGCGATCTCCGGTGCCACCGAGGACGCTCCGGAGGCGCTGCGCGACCTGTTGGTCCTCGAGCTGCTCTACGCGACCGGCATCCGTGTCGCGGAGCTGTGCGGCCTGGACCTGGACCGTGTCGACGAGGCGAGTCGTACGCTGCGGGTCCGCGGCAAGGGGGACCGGGAACGCACCGTCGTGTTCGGGGTGCCCGCCGCCCGCGCACTGCGGCGCTGGATCGAGCGCGGCCGCCCGGCCCTCGCGACCCCGGCGTCGCCGCCGGCGGTGCTGCTGGGCGTCCGGGGCGGTCGGCTCGACGCGCGTGTCGCCCGGACCGTCGTGCACCGCGCGATGCGCGCCGTCCCGGGAGCCAGCGACGTCGGCCCGCACGGTCTGCGGCACGCCGCGGCCACCCATCTCCTCGAGGGGGGAGCCGACCTCCGTTACGTACAGGAGTTGCTCGGTCACGCTACGCTGTCGACGACCCAGCTCTACACGCACGTGACCGTCGACCGGCTGAAGGTGGTTCATGACCAGGCCCACCCTCGGGCGTGA
- the dprA gene encoding DNA-processing protein DprA: protein MNAGGATRPAPGSGPPEEVLRARAYLLRSVEPPNRHLNRLVEEYGPVEAADRLRHGAVPDELLRSATARRGSDHTDADLDTAAAAGARLLVPEDPSWPVWPFAAFAGTRRADLTPPVALWARGPGDAAVLADRSVTIVGSRAATRYGLHTATDFAAELGRRGVTVFSGAAFGIDAAAHRGALAAGSPTVAVLACGPDRFYPAAHEGLIERIAERGLVLTEYPPGTVPGRLRFLVRNRLLAALGAGCLVVEAGARSGSRRTASDAVALRRPLMAVPGPVTSGLSVGCHELIRTGDASLVGRPEDVLEVVGRLGVDLAPPPEGETRPTDGLAPHALAVHDALPARAAWPPSRIGEAAGLDADAVRAALTELEEHGLAEHHQGMWQRPARRGGP, encoded by the coding sequence ATGAACGCCGGCGGTGCGACCCGGCCGGCGCCGGGCAGCGGGCCGCCGGAGGAGGTCCTGCGGGCGCGGGCCTACCTGCTGCGCAGCGTGGAACCGCCGAACCGGCACCTGAACCGGCTGGTGGAGGAGTACGGGCCGGTCGAGGCCGCGGACCGGCTGCGGCACGGAGCGGTCCCCGACGAGCTGCTGCGCTCCGCGACGGCCCGCCGGGGCAGCGACCACACCGACGCCGATCTCGACACCGCGGCGGCCGCCGGGGCGCGGCTGCTGGTGCCGGAGGACCCGTCCTGGCCGGTGTGGCCGTTCGCCGCGTTCGCCGGTACCCGGCGGGCGGACCTGACCCCTCCGGTCGCGCTGTGGGCCCGTGGCCCCGGCGACGCGGCGGTGCTGGCGGACCGGTCGGTGACGATCGTGGGCTCGCGTGCGGCGACCCGCTACGGGCTGCACACCGCCACCGACTTCGCCGCGGAGCTCGGCCGCCGGGGTGTCACCGTCTTCTCCGGTGCCGCGTTCGGCATCGACGCCGCGGCGCACCGGGGCGCGCTCGCCGCAGGCAGCCCGACGGTCGCGGTACTGGCGTGCGGTCCGGACCGGTTCTACCCGGCCGCGCACGAGGGCCTCATCGAGCGGATCGCCGAGCGCGGGCTGGTGCTGACCGAGTACCCGCCGGGCACGGTGCCCGGCCGGCTGCGGTTCCTGGTCCGCAACCGGCTGCTGGCGGCGCTCGGCGCCGGCTGCCTCGTCGTCGAGGCCGGGGCGCGCAGCGGGTCGCGGCGCACCGCGTCCGACGCGGTCGCCCTGCGCCGCCCGCTGATGGCGGTGCCGGGCCCGGTCACCTCGGGGCTGTCGGTCGGCTGCCACGAGCTGATCCGCACCGGGGACGCGAGCCTGGTGGGGCGGCCGGAGGACGTCCTGGAGGTCGTCGGCAGGCTCGGGGTGGACCTCGCGCCGCCGCCCGAGGGGGAGACGCGGCCGACCGACGGGCTCGCCCCGCACGCGCTCGCCGTGCACGACGCGCTGCCGGCCCGGGCCGCGTGGCCGCCGTCGCGGATCGGCGAGGCGGCGGGCCTCGACGCCGACGCCGTGCGCGCGGCCCTGACCGAACTGGAGGAGCACGGCCTGGCCGAGCACCACCAGGGGATGTGGCAGCGCCCGGCGCGCCGGGGCGGTCCTTGA
- a CDS encoding DUF2469 domain-containing protein: MSAEDLEKYETEMELTLYKEYRDIVAQFSYVVETERRFYLANSVDVAPRNADGEVYFEVRMSDAWVWDMYRPARFVKNVRVVTFKDVNIEELDTPDLRLPDSDTFPG, from the coding sequence GTGAGCGCCGAGGATCTCGAGAAGTACGAGACCGAGATGGAGCTCACGCTCTACAAGGAGTACCGCGACATCGTCGCCCAGTTCTCCTACGTGGTGGAGACGGAGCGGCGGTTCTACCTGGCCAACTCCGTCGACGTGGCCCCCCGGAACGCCGACGGTGAGGTCTACTTCGAGGTCCGCATGTCGGACGCCTGGGTGTGGGACATGTACCGGCCTGCGCGGTTCGTGAAGAACGTGCGGGTGGTGACGTTCAAGGACGTCAACATCGAGGAGCTCGACACCCCCGACCTGCGGCTTCCCGACAGCGACACCTTCCCCGGCTGA
- the frr gene encoding ribosome recycling factor yields the protein MIEETLFDVEEKMEKAVGVARDDLTGVRTGRATPSMFSRIVVDYYGAATPLNQLASVSIPEARMAVIKPYDASQLKAMEKAIAESDLGVNPSNDGQIIRVIIPQLSEERRRDMVKVARGKGEDARVVMRGLRRKAMDELHRIQRDGEAGEDEVVRGEKELQVLTDRYVAQIDELVKNKESELLEV from the coding sequence GTGATCGAGGAAACCCTCTTCGACGTCGAGGAGAAGATGGAGAAGGCCGTCGGCGTCGCGCGCGACGACCTCACCGGTGTGCGCACCGGCCGGGCCACTCCGAGCATGTTCTCCCGGATCGTCGTGGACTACTACGGCGCCGCGACCCCGCTGAACCAGCTCGCCTCGGTCAGCATCCCGGAAGCGCGGATGGCGGTCATCAAGCCCTACGACGCCAGCCAGCTCAAGGCCATGGAGAAGGCGATCGCCGAGTCCGACCTCGGCGTGAACCCCAGCAACGACGGCCAGATCATCCGCGTGATCATCCCGCAGCTCTCCGAGGAGCGCCGCCGTGACATGGTCAAGGTCGCCCGCGGCAAGGGTGAGGACGCGCGCGTCGTCATGCGCGGGCTGCGCCGCAAGGCGATGGACGAGCTGCACCGCATCCAGCGCGACGGTGAGGCCGGCGAGGACGAGGTCGTGCGCGGCGAGAAGGAGCTGCAGGTCCTCACGGACCGCTACGTCGCGCAGATCGACGAGCTCGTGAAGAACAAGGAATCCGAGCTCCTCGAGGTCTGA
- a CDS encoding class I SAM-dependent methyltransferase, with product MRRTWTGFGGQQKSGPAIPSPNIWNWPEVYETENRAQDADGTLWAALCEETGGWAGLDVVDVGCGDGFHLPRFAEVAATVTGVEPHPPLVERARERCAADDRISVHRAGAERLPLPDASADVVHARTAYFFGPGCEPGLAEAERVLRPGGVLAVVDLDFTSRPYGNWLRADLPRYDPPAVDRFFSGQGFALRRVRSTWRFATRADLEEVLRIEFSARTARRAIDDVAGLSIQVGYRLHTRRRATGLVLPRG from the coding sequence GTGAGACGCACCTGGACCGGGTTCGGCGGGCAGCAGAAGTCCGGCCCCGCCATCCCCAGCCCGAACATCTGGAACTGGCCCGAGGTCTACGAGACCGAGAACCGCGCGCAGGACGCCGACGGCACCCTGTGGGCGGCGTTGTGCGAGGAGACCGGCGGCTGGGCGGGGCTCGACGTCGTCGACGTCGGCTGTGGTGACGGTTTCCACCTGCCCCGCTTCGCCGAGGTCGCCGCGACCGTCACCGGCGTCGAGCCGCACCCGCCGCTGGTGGAGCGGGCCCGGGAGCGCTGCGCCGCCGACGACCGGATCTCCGTGCACCGGGCCGGCGCCGAGCGGCTGCCGCTGCCCGACGCGTCCGCCGACGTCGTGCACGCCCGGACCGCCTACTTCTTCGGGCCGGGCTGCGAGCCGGGCCTGGCCGAGGCCGAGCGCGTGCTGCGGCCCGGCGGGGTGCTCGCCGTCGTCGACCTGGACTTCACGTCCCGGCCGTACGGGAACTGGCTGCGGGCGGACCTGCCCCGCTACGACCCGCCTGCGGTGGACAGGTTCTTCTCGGGCCAGGGCTTCGCGCTGCGCCGGGTGCGGTCGACCTGGCGGTTCGCCACCCGGGCCGACCTGGAGGAGGTGCTCCGTATCGAGTTCTCGGCGCGTACCGCGCGCCGGGCGATCGACGACGTCGCCGGCCTCTCGATCCAGGTCGGCTACCGGCTGCACACCCGGCGCCGCGCCACGGGGCTCGTCCTGCCCCGGGGATGA
- a CDS encoding YraN family protein produces the protein MAAKDELGRRGEDTAAEYLERAHGMVVLARNWRCKDGELDIVATDPEHRLIVCEVKTRSGTRFGEPAESVTPRKMRRIRGLARTWMGAHQLGWTEIRFDVVAVLMPPGGPATLTHYPAAF, from the coding sequence ATGGCTGCGAAGGACGAGCTCGGCCGGCGCGGTGAGGACACCGCCGCCGAGTACCTCGAACGGGCACACGGCATGGTCGTGCTGGCCCGCAACTGGCGGTGCAAGGACGGCGAGCTCGACATCGTCGCCACCGACCCGGAACACCGGCTGATCGTCTGCGAGGTGAAGACCCGGTCGGGCACCCGGTTCGGGGAACCCGCCGAGTCGGTCACGCCGCGCAAGATGCGCCGGATCCGCGGGCTGGCCCGGACCTGGATGGGCGCCCACCAGCTCGGGTGGACCGAGATCCGGTTCGACGTCGTCGCGGTGCTGATGCCGCCCGGTGGGCCTGCCACGCTCACCCACTACCCGGCGGCGTTCTGA
- a CDS encoding YifB family Mg chelatase-like AAA ATPase produces the protein MGELARVWSVELHGVDGVPVEIEAAIGGGIPGVHLVGLPDAALNEAKDRVRSAVVHSGRRWPNERIVLALSPATLRKTGSRFDLALAAGVLAAAGAVPADRLAGTVLLGELALDGRLRPVRGVLPCLLAARDAGMSRAVVPRAALAEAALVDGLESYGAESLSEVLDWAAGNRSLDRVPPVTDAGPADPAPELADVIGQDDARRALEIAAAGGHHLLMVGPPGTGKTMLAQRIVGLLPRLGRPEALQLAAIRSVAGRLGESVPLSTLAPFVAPHHSASAAALLGGGSGVARPGAVSLAHRGVLFLDECPHWPASVLDALRTPLEEGEVRLSRAEGSVRYPARFQLVLAANPCPCAPPIDRDCTCRADARRRYTSRLSGPLLDRVDLRVAMQPVTRLVVQGPRGDDTATVRRRVIDARTAAGERWSEHGWRCNAEVPGTELRSRFPLPQAVLEPLEKRLRAGELSARGADRALRVAWTLADLAGSDRPDRHDVDAALYFRDRGAA, from the coding sequence ATGGGCGAGCTGGCACGGGTGTGGTCGGTCGAGCTGCACGGCGTCGACGGCGTCCCGGTCGAGATCGAGGCGGCGATCGGCGGCGGTATCCCGGGCGTCCACCTGGTCGGGCTGCCCGACGCCGCGCTGAACGAGGCCAAGGACCGGGTGCGGTCGGCGGTCGTGCACTCGGGGCGCCGGTGGCCGAACGAACGGATCGTGCTCGCGCTCTCCCCGGCGACCCTGCGCAAGACCGGGAGCCGGTTCGACCTCGCCCTGGCCGCGGGAGTGCTCGCCGCCGCCGGGGCGGTCCCGGCGGACCGGCTCGCGGGCACCGTCCTCCTGGGGGAGCTCGCCCTCGACGGGCGGCTGCGGCCGGTCCGCGGCGTGCTGCCCTGCCTGCTCGCGGCCCGCGACGCCGGGATGTCCCGCGCCGTCGTGCCGCGCGCCGCGCTCGCCGAGGCGGCACTGGTCGACGGGCTGGAGTCGTACGGCGCGGAGTCGCTGTCCGAGGTGCTCGACTGGGCGGCCGGGAACCGCTCGCTCGACCGGGTCCCGCCCGTCACCGACGCCGGACCCGCCGATCCCGCACCGGAACTGGCCGACGTGATCGGCCAGGACGACGCCCGCCGTGCCCTGGAGATCGCCGCCGCCGGCGGGCACCACCTGCTGATGGTCGGCCCGCCCGGTACCGGGAAGACCATGCTCGCCCAGCGGATCGTGGGGCTGCTGCCCCGGCTCGGGCGGCCGGAGGCGTTGCAGCTCGCGGCGATCCGGTCGGTCGCCGGGCGGCTGGGGGAGTCCGTGCCGCTGAGCACGCTCGCGCCGTTCGTCGCACCGCACCACTCGGCCTCGGCGGCGGCGCTGCTCGGGGGCGGCAGCGGCGTGGCACGTCCCGGCGCGGTCTCGCTCGCCCACCGCGGTGTCCTGTTCCTCGACGAGTGCCCGCACTGGCCCGCCTCGGTGCTCGACGCGCTGCGCACCCCGCTGGAGGAGGGGGAGGTCCGGCTGTCCCGGGCCGAGGGCAGCGTCCGCTACCCGGCCCGGTTCCAGCTCGTCCTCGCGGCGAACCCGTGCCCCTGCGCACCCCCGATCGACCGGGACTGCACCTGTCGGGCCGACGCCCGCCGCCGCTACACGTCCCGGCTCTCCGGCCCGCTGCTCGACCGCGTCGACCTGAGGGTGGCGATGCAACCCGTGACGAGGCTGGTGGTGCAGGGCCCCCGGGGCGACGACACGGCCACCGTCCGGCGACGGGTGATCGACGCCAGGACCGCGGCCGGTGAGCGCTGGTCCGAGCACGGCTGGCGGTGCAACGCCGAGGTCCCCGGCACCGAGCTCCGGTCCCGGTTCCCGCTGCCGCAGGCGGTACTGGAACCCCTGGAGAAGCGCCTGCGTGCCGGTGAGCTGAGCGCCCGCGGGGCGGACCGGGCGCTGCGGGTCGCGTGGACCCTCGCCGACCTCGCCGGGAGCGACCGGCCGGACCGGCACGACGTCGACGCCGCCCTCTACTTCCGCGACCGGGGTGCGGCATGA
- a CDS encoding FliA/WhiG family RNA polymerase sigma factor, with the protein MARPPGRAERRHPPAPGRAPRPLVRGIGAKLATRLPSSIELADLLQSGTFGLIDAVDRFDPARGVRFEGYAAQRVRGAMLDELRAQDWVPRTVRSRSREIERAREAVQSKVGRPASDRELAAELGIGLRDLRQAVRPALLVSADDLDGNAAPGPAALAAADTADPVATAVRRETGAELRAAIAQLGERDRTVLRLYYVEDHTLAEIGALLGVTESRVCQLHTRMLTRLRTRMEPALAG; encoded by the coding sequence GTGGCGCGCCCACCTGGCCGTGCGGAGCGCCGACACCCGCCGGCTCCTGGTCGAGCACCACGCCCCCTCGTCCGCGGGATCGGGGCGAAGCTGGCGACCCGGCTGCCGTCGTCGATCGAGCTGGCGGACCTCCTGCAGTCGGGGACCTTCGGGCTGATCGACGCCGTGGACCGGTTCGACCCGGCACGCGGGGTGCGGTTCGAGGGGTACGCGGCGCAGCGGGTCCGTGGCGCGATGCTCGACGAGCTGCGCGCCCAGGACTGGGTGCCGCGCACCGTGCGCTCCCGGAGCCGGGAGATCGAGCGCGCCCGCGAGGCCGTCCAGAGCAAGGTCGGCCGGCCCGCCTCCGACCGGGAGCTGGCGGCCGAGCTCGGGATCGGCCTGCGCGATCTCCGGCAGGCGGTGCGGCCGGCGCTGCTCGTCAGCGCCGACGACCTCGACGGGAACGCCGCACCCGGCCCGGCCGCCCTCGCCGCCGCCGACACCGCCGACCCGGTCGCCACCGCCGTCCGCCGCGAGACCGGTGCCGAGCTGCGCGCCGCGATCGCCCAGCTCGGTGAGCGCGACCGCACGGTGCTCCGCCTGTACTACGTCGAGGACCACACCCTCGCCGAGATCGGCGCGCTGTTGGGGGTCACGGAGTCCCGGGTCTGCCAGCTGCACACACGGATGCTCACGCGGCTGCGCACCCGGATGGAGCCCGCCCTCGCGGGATGA
- a CDS encoding M23 family metallopeptidase has product MVTTPSPPGPSGRSLLRARRALTRAGRSLVRAGRSLLRAGTVLVALTVLLVALAPPWVARAAEPVPPRPPRPPDAGIPAPGAHYAWPLAPVPAVTGPFRAPTFRYGRGHRGADLAGAPGQPVLVARDGVVVHAGPVAGRGVVSVDHPDGLRSTYEPVTAAVATGARVASGDPVGVLEPGHGGCPVAACLHWGVRRDRLDHLDPLVLLRPPRMRLLPWDGAPP; this is encoded by the coding sequence GTGGTCACGACACCCTCGCCGCCCGGGCCGTCCGGGCGCTCGCTCCTGCGGGCCAGGCGCGCGCTCACGCGGGCCGGGCGCTCGCTCGTACGGGCCGGGCGCTCGCTCCTGCGGGCCGGGACGGTCCTCGTCGCGTTGACGGTGCTGCTGGTGGCCCTGGCGCCGCCGTGGGTGGCCCGCGCCGCAGAGCCGGTCCCACCGCGACCGCCGCGACCGCCGGATGCCGGGATCCCGGCGCCCGGTGCGCACTACGCCTGGCCGCTGGCGCCCGTGCCTGCCGTGACGGGACCGTTCCGGGCGCCGACGTTCCGTTACGGGCGCGGCCACCGGGGCGCCGATCTCGCGGGTGCACCCGGGCAGCCGGTGCTCGTGGCGCGCGACGGCGTCGTCGTCCATGCCGGGCCCGTCGCGGGCCGCGGGGTGGTCTCGGTCGACCATCCCGACGGGCTGCGCAGCACCTACGAGCCGGTGACGGCGGCCGTCGCCACCGGGGCCCGGGTCGCGTCGGGCGACCCCGTCGGCGTCCTGGAGCCGGGGCACGGGGGCTGCCCGGTCGCCGCGTGCCTGCACTGGGGGGTGCGGCGGGACCGGCTCGACCACCTCGATCCGCTGGTCCTGCTGCGCCCGCCGCGGATGCGGCTGCTCCCCTGGGACGGCGCTCCGCCCTGA
- a CDS encoding phosphatidate cytidylyltransferase: MPPSSDAVVPVTSDLPGDGPAGAPGTPEGAKPVRGQKGYKRSRLGRNLVAAIGVGVGLGAVILVSLLIVPQWFVLVLAVCTVVATWELAGALRRGADIRVSHPVLLAGGQAIVWLSWPFGLRGAAIALGATVLGCLLWRMREGAAHFVRDISASMFVALYVPLLVAFAVQMTVAPQGVGRVLTFLLCVVASDVGGYAAGVVAGRHPMAPTISPKKSWEGFAGSQVAGMAAGSLCVALFLGVPWYWGTLVGALLVATATLGDLVESLVKRDLGIKDMGTLLPGHGGLLDRMDSLLPTAFVAWAVLGIVVPVA; this comes from the coding sequence GTGCCCCCCTCCTCCGACGCCGTCGTCCCCGTGACCTCCGACCTTCCCGGTGACGGGCCGGCCGGTGCCCCGGGGACCCCGGAGGGCGCGAAACCGGTCCGCGGCCAGAAGGGCTACAAGCGGTCCCGGCTGGGCCGCAACCTCGTCGCCGCGATCGGTGTCGGCGTCGGTCTCGGTGCGGTCATCCTGGTCAGCCTGCTGATCGTCCCCCAGTGGTTCGTCCTGGTGCTGGCGGTCTGCACGGTCGTCGCGACCTGGGAACTGGCCGGTGCCCTGCGGCGCGGGGCCGACATCCGGGTGTCGCACCCGGTGCTCCTCGCGGGCGGGCAGGCCATCGTCTGGCTGTCGTGGCCGTTCGGCCTGCGCGGCGCCGCGATCGCGCTCGGCGCGACGGTGCTGGGCTGCCTGCTCTGGCGGATGCGCGAGGGCGCGGCGCACTTCGTGCGCGACATCAGCGCCTCGATGTTCGTGGCCCTCTACGTGCCGCTGCTGGTCGCCTTCGCCGTGCAGATGACGGTCGCCCCGCAGGGCGTCGGCCGCGTCCTGACGTTCCTGCTCTGCGTCGTCGCCTCCGACGTCGGCGGGTACGCGGCCGGGGTCGTCGCCGGCCGGCATCCGATGGCCCCCACGATCAGCCCCAAGAAGTCCTGGGAGGGCTTCGCGGGCTCGCAGGTCGCGGGCATGGCCGCCGGGTCGCTGTGCGTGGCGCTGTTCCTCGGCGTGCCCTGGTACTGGGGCACCCTCGTCGGCGCCCTGCTCGTCGCCACCGCCACCCTCGGAGACCTGGTCGAGTCGCTGGTGAAGCGCGACCTCGGCATCAAGGACATGGGTACCCTGCTCCCGGGGCACGGTGGCCTGCTGGACCGGATGGACTCCCTGCTGCCCACGGCGTTCGTCGCCTGGGCGGTGCTCGGGATCGTCGTCCCCGTCGCGTGA
- the rpsB gene encoding 30S ribosomal protein S2, which yields MAVVTMKQLLDSGVHFGHQTRRWNPKMKRYILTERNGIYIIDLQQTLSYIDRAYEFVRETVAHGGTIMFVGTKKQAQEAIAEEAGRVNMPYVNQRWLGGMLTNFQTVHKRLQRLKELEAMEQTGGFEGRTKREILTLTREKDKLEKTLGGIRDMSKVPSAVWIVDTKKEHIAVGEARKLNIPVVSILDTNCDPDEVDFPIPGNDDAIRSAALLTKVIAKAAADGLVSRGQRRGEGEAAAEQPLAEWEQDVLAGNEVGSDGASLAAAGGDGADSAPAPASSSNGTQN from the coding sequence ATGGCCGTCGTCACCATGAAGCAGCTGCTCGACAGCGGCGTGCACTTCGGGCACCAGACCCGTCGCTGGAACCCGAAGATGAAGCGCTACATCCTCACCGAGCGCAACGGCATCTACATCATCGACCTCCAGCAGACGCTGTCGTACATCGACCGCGCCTACGAGTTCGTGCGCGAGACCGTCGCGCACGGCGGGACGATCATGTTCGTCGGCACGAAGAAGCAGGCCCAGGAGGCCATCGCCGAAGAGGCGGGCCGGGTCAACATGCCCTACGTGAACCAGCGCTGGCTGGGCGGCATGCTCACGAACTTCCAGACCGTGCACAAGCGCCTGCAGCGCCTCAAGGAGCTCGAGGCGATGGAGCAGACCGGCGGGTTCGAGGGGCGCACCAAGCGCGAGATCCTCACGCTGACCCGTGAGAAGGACAAGCTCGAGAAGACCCTCGGCGGTATTCGCGACATGTCCAAGGTGCCCAGCGCGGTGTGGATCGTCGACACCAAGAAGGAGCACATCGCGGTCGGCGAGGCCCGGAAGCTCAACATCCCGGTCGTCTCGATCCTCGACACCAACTGCGACCCGGACGAGGTCGACTTCCCGATCCCGGGCAACGACGACGCGATCCGCTCGGCCGCGCTGCTGACCAAGGTCATCGCGAAGGCCGCCGCCGACGGTCTGGTCTCCCGCGGCCAGCGCCGTGGCGAGGGCGAGGCCGCTGCGGAGCAGCCCCTCGCCGAGTGGGAGCAGGACGTGCTCGCCGGTAACGAGGTCGGCTCGGACGGCGCCAGCCTGGCCGCCGCCGGTGGCGACGGAGCGGACTCCGCGCCCGCCCCGGCGTCGAGCAGCAACGGCACCCAGAACTGA
- the tsf gene encoding translation elongation factor Ts, translating to MANYSAADVKRLRELTGSGMMDCKKALEESEGDFDKAVELLRIKGAKDVGKRAERATANGLVVADGGTLVELDCETDFVAKSDDFIALAEKILAAAVEQKPADLDALRETKLDAATVGEAVQELSARIGEKFELKRYARVDGQAAVYLHKRATDLPPQIGVLLSYEGDDAEAARGLAMQVAAARPEFTTREQVPAETVENEKKIAEATAREEGKPEQVLPRIVEGRVNGYYKDVVLLEQASVVDPKKSVKAVADEAGLTIKGFVRFEVGQN from the coding sequence ATGGCGAACTACAGCGCCGCCGACGTCAAGCGGCTCCGTGAGCTCACCGGCTCCGGGATGATGGACTGCAAGAAGGCCCTCGAGGAGTCCGAGGGCGACTTCGACAAGGCGGTCGAGCTCCTCCGCATCAAGGGTGCGAAGGACGTGGGCAAGCGCGCCGAGCGCGCCACCGCCAACGGCCTGGTCGTCGCCGACGGCGGCACCCTGGTCGAGCTGGACTGCGAGACCGACTTCGTCGCCAAGTCCGACGACTTCATCGCGCTGGCCGAGAAGATCCTCGCCGCCGCGGTCGAGCAGAAGCCGGCCGACCTGGACGCGCTGCGCGAGACCAAGCTCGACGCCGCCACCGTCGGCGAGGCCGTGCAGGAGCTCTCCGCCCGCATCGGCGAGAAGTTCGAGCTGAAGCGTTACGCCCGCGTCGACGGCCAGGCGGCCGTCTACCTGCACAAGCGCGCCACCGACCTGCCCCCGCAGATCGGCGTGCTGCTCTCCTACGAGGGCGACGACGCCGAGGCCGCCCGCGGCCTCGCGATGCAGGTCGCCGCGGCCCGCCCGGAGTTCACCACTCGTGAGCAGGTGCCGGCGGAGACCGTCGAGAACGAGAAGAAGATCGCCGAGGCCACCGCGCGCGAGGAGGGCAAGCCCGAGCAGGTGCTGCCCCGCATCGTCGAGGGCCGGGTCAACGGCTACTACAAGGACGTCGTGCTGCTCGAGCAGGCGTCCGTCGTGGACCCCAAGAAGTCGGTCAAGGCCGTCGCCGACGAGGCCGGTCTGACGATCAAGGGCTTCGTCCGCTTCGAGGTCGGCCAGAACTGA